In a single window of the Danio rerio strain Tuebingen ecotype United States chromosome 20, GRCz12tu, whole genome shotgun sequence genome:
- the tmed5 gene encoding transmembrane emp24 domain-containing protein 5 isoform X1: MRWSMEVLRACVACLSVCVSLASAFSQSLDSDFTFTLAAGRRECFFQTMKKDASLEIEYQVLDGASLDVDFQLNSPSGHIIASDYRKSDGVHTVETEEGDYMFCFDNTFSAVSEKVIFFELILDNMGEDEESEDWKAYVQGADLLDMKLEDIMDTINNVKSRLGKSLQIQTLLRAFEARDRNLQESNYERVNLWSCTNVLVMVIVSGVQVYLLRSLFEDKTKTRPF, translated from the exons ATGCGGTGGAGTATGGAGGTGTTGAGAGCGTGTGTGgcgtgtttgtctgtgtgtgtctctttgGCCAGCGCTTTCTCTCAGTCTTTGGACAGCGACTTTACGTTCACTCTGGCCGCGGGACGCAGAGAATGTTTCTTCCAGACGATGAAGAAAGACGCTTCACTGGAGATCGAGTACCAG GTTTTGGATGGAGCAAGTCTAGACGTGGACTTCCAGTTAAACTCACCCAGCGGCCACATCATAGCCTCTGACTACAGAAAATCTGACGGGGTTCATAC TGTGGAAACAGAAGAGGGAGACTACATGTTCTGTTTTGATAACACATTCAGTGCGGTTTCGGAGAAAGTCATCTTCTTTGAGCTGATTTTGGACAATATGGGAGAGGACGAGGAATCGGAGGACTGGAAAGCGTATGTGCAGGGAGCAGATCTTCTGGACATGAAGCTGGAGGATATTATG GACACCATCAACAATGTGAAATCTCGACTGGGAAAGAGTCTTCAGATCCAGACACTTCTGAGAGCATTTGAAGCCCGAGATCGCAACCTTCAGGAGAGCAACTACGAGCGGGTCAACCTGTGGTCCTGCACTAACGTCCTAGTCATGGTGATCGTATCCGGAGTCCAGGTTTACTTGCTCCGCAGCCTCTTTGAGGACAAGACGAAAACAC GTCCGTTTTGA
- the tmed5 gene encoding transmembrane emp24 domain-containing protein 5 precursor — MRWSMEVLRACVACLSVCVSLASAFSQSLDSDFTFTLAAGRRECFFQTMKKDASLEIEYQVLDGASLDVDFQLNSPSGHIIASDYRKSDGVHTVETEEGDYMFCFDNTFSAVSEKVIFFELILDNMGEDEESEDWKAYVQGADLLDMKLEDIMDTINNVKSRLGKSLQIQTLLRAFEARDRNLQESNYERVNLWSCTNVLVMVIVSGVQVYLLRSLFEDKTKTRT, encoded by the exons ATGCGGTGGAGTATGGAGGTGTTGAGAGCGTGTGTGgcgtgtttgtctgtgtgtgtctctttgGCCAGCGCTTTCTCTCAGTCTTTGGACAGCGACTTTACGTTCACTCTGGCCGCGGGACGCAGAGAATGTTTCTTCCAGACGATGAAGAAAGACGCTTCACTGGAGATCGAGTACCAG GTTTTGGATGGAGCAAGTCTAGACGTGGACTTCCAGTTAAACTCACCCAGCGGCCACATCATAGCCTCTGACTACAGAAAATCTGACGGGGTTCATAC TGTGGAAACAGAAGAGGGAGACTACATGTTCTGTTTTGATAACACATTCAGTGCGGTTTCGGAGAAAGTCATCTTCTTTGAGCTGATTTTGGACAATATGGGAGAGGACGAGGAATCGGAGGACTGGAAAGCGTATGTGCAGGGAGCAGATCTTCTGGACATGAAGCTGGAGGATATTATG GACACCATCAACAATGTGAAATCTCGACTGGGAAAGAGTCTTCAGATCCAGACACTTCTGAGAGCATTTGAAGCCCGAGATCGCAACCTTCAGGAGAGCAACTACGAGCGGGTCAACCTGTGGTCCTGCACTAACGTCCTAGTCATGGTGATCGTATCCGGAGTCCAGGTTTACTTGCTCCGCAGCCTCTTTGAGGACAAGACGAAAACACGCACGTAA
- the pigc gene encoding phosphatidylinositol N-acetylglucosaminyltransferase subunit C, translating into MGADSGPGAPSAVPWRKVLYERQPFPDNYVDRRFLEELRRNIRVRQYRYWAVVRETGLIAQQVSCVALFLTLWSYMEQGELEPSAVLCVCLGCALFGYGLYEVLGGASDGKRTRLADLQSAAVFLAFTFGFSPVLKTLTESVSTDTVYAMSAVMLLAHLVSFPYAQPSPPGSLSLNAALFGSVCLASRLPGALHTFTMLTCALLVFALWPCLLHRVREKADWSFPWAALLVCLAGVRGLGSLWPEGALLLSVALLMLTLLCPLLLVHLQRHKDNIHGPWDEAEIREDLSRFLN; encoded by the coding sequence ATGGGAGCAGACAGCGGTCCAGGGGCTCCTTCGGCCGTCCCGTGGAGGAAAGTGCTCTATGAACGGCAGCCTTTCCCAGACAACTATGTGGACCGGCGTTTCCTGGAGGAGCTGCGGCGGAACATCCGCGTCCGCCAGTACCGCTACTGGGCTGTGGTTCGCGAGACAGGCCTTATCGCCCAGCAGGTGTCCTGCGTGGCCCTCTTTCTCACACTGTGGTCCTACATGGAGCAGGGTGAGCTGGAGCCGTCTGCCGTGTTATGCGTCTGCCTAGGCTGCGCTCTGTTTGGATACGGGCTCTATGAGGTCCTGGGAGGAGCCAGTGATGGCAAACGGACGCGTCTTGCGGACCTGCAGAGCGCTGCTGTCTTCCTAGCATTTACTTTTGGGTTTTCACCAGTTTTAAAGACTCTGACCGAGTCGGTCAGCACTGATACCGTGTACGCCATGTCGGCAGTTATGCTCCTGGCTCATCTGGTGTCTTTCCCGTATGCTCAGCCCAGTCCGCCGGGAAGTCTTTCTCTAAATGCAGCTCTGTTCGGGTCGGTGTGTCTAGCATCCCGTCTGCCCGGAGCCCTGCACACCTTCACCATGCTGACCTGCGCGCTGCTGGTGTTCGCGCTCTGGCCCTGCCTGCTGCACCGGGTGCGGGAGAAGGCGGACTGGAGCTTCCCCTGGGCGGCGCTGCTGGTGTGTTTGGCCGGCGTCAGGGGTTTGGGAAGCCTTTGGCCCGAGGGAGCTCTTCTTCTCTCAGTGGCTCTGTTAATGTTGACTCTACTCTGTCCACTGCTGCTGGTTCATCTGCAGAGGCACAAGGACAACATTCACGGCCCCTGGGATGAGGCTGAGATCAGAGAGGATCTGTCCCGCTTCCTCAATTAA